TCAAGACGGGCGAGCGAAACGGTCCCGTGACGGCCGTCAAAGCCGTCGATGACGACGACCAACTCGTCATGATGAGCGAGCGCGGCCAGATCGTCCGCACCCGCGTCGACGAAATCTCCGAAGTCGGACGGAACACGATGGGCGTGATCGTGATGGCCGTCGAGGACGGCGACGCGGTTGCCAGCGTCGACGACATTCCGGCGGCCGCGGCAGCCGACGCCGAGGCAGACGACGGTGACGAGGCAAACGACGAAGTCGAGGCGGACGGCGAAGTCGAGGCGGACGGCGACGAAAACTGAGCGGCCCGCAGCAATTTTTTGCGTGTCGAAGCGCCGTCGAGCACAGTAGGCGAGCGGAGCGTCGGTGGATACTCTCGAGTACGGGGTAAGTTATGAAGAGTCGAAACTGTGGGCGACTCAGTGTGCAGGCTCTTCGGCAGGCGCGACCATGTCTTCGATCCGCAGGATGAGAATGTTGTTGGTGTCGTCCTTGCCGTCGACGCGGCCCTCGATGACCAGTTTCGACAGCGGCGTCGGGCCGACGGTGACCGAATCGTCCTCGTGAATCTCGCCCATCGAGCCCTGCATGTGAATCTCGGCGCGGCAGAGTTCGGGGTGGTGGACGCTCGAGAGATCGATCTCCTCGACGATGACGTCCTGGACGGGGTTACCCTCGTGCTCGAGCGGGACGGAGGCCGGATCGTCCATCTGCTGGATCTCGAGGGCCTCGTAGGCTGCGGCGGTCGGCTTGTAGCCACCTTTCGGGCCTGGTACACCCTCGACCAGCTGCAAGGCCTTGAGACTCTGCATCTGGTTGCGGATCGTTCCGGGGTTCCGGTCGACCTGGTCGGCGATATCCTCGCCTTTGATTGCGGATTCGGACTCCTTGTGGAGATTCGTCAATGCGCGGAGGATCTTCTTCTGGCTGGGGGTGAGTTCGATGGATGACATACTTTATTGTTCGTAATTGATTTCCTTAAACCCGACGGGTACGCCGGGCTGATATGCTCAGATTTTGCTGTTTGAACCAGCCATAGTAAGGCGTTTGGATTTGTCATCCGCCGCTCGCTCCGGCCGACGATGCTCGGCGATTAC
Above is a window of Natronorubrum tibetense GA33 DNA encoding:
- a CDS encoding Rrf2 family transcriptional regulator, with the translated sequence MSSIELTPSQKKILRALTNLHKESESAIKGEDIADQVDRNPGTIRNQMQSLKALQLVEGVPGPKGGYKPTAAAYEALEIQQMDDPASVPLEHEGNPVQDVIVEEIDLSSVHHPELCRAEIHMQGSMGEIHEDDSVTVGPTPLSKLVIEGRVDGKDDTNNILILRIEDMVAPAEEPAH